The genomic DNA AATATACAAATGTAATCGATTTAGGCCGATTTTTAACTGATTCTGAAGAAATAGCCCTTGATCAAAAGTTAACTAAATTTGAAGAACAAACAGGCTGGAAATTGCGTGTTCTTACCCAAGTCGATCGCACCCCAGGTCGAGCAGTCAAAGAATTTTGGGGACTAGATGAGAGCAGCATTATGCTTGTAGCCGATGGACGCGGACGTAACTTACTAAACTTTAGCGTTGGTGATGCAGTGTATCCATTGCTATCACGCAGCTTTTGGATTGAGCTACAGTCACGTTATGGTAATCAGTTCTACGTGCGTGAGCAGGGATATGATCAATCGATTTTGTCTGCTATTAATGCGATCGCAACTTGTCTCGATCAAGATGGCTGTGCAGTTGTGCCTGGGATTCCTCAAGAGCAATGGATTTTGACGTTGGTTACTTCCATTGTCGGTGGCGTGATATTTGGGTTTGCTGGTCATCCTCGGAAAGAAGGCGAAATCTTTGCTTGGAAATGGGCTCTAATTTTTACCCCACTTTGGGGAATGTTGTTTATCTCTTTTGGTTTAGGTCCTGTCCTAGTTCGTACTAGCGAGTGGATTCCCATAGTCCGTAATGTGGCGGGTTTTGTCGGTGGCGCAGTGGTTGCTTATCTAATTCCTTCACCCCAAAAAGTGCCCCCAACGCCTGAAGCGAGGTAAACAATCTCTTTTTTGAATCCAGAAACAAAAGACTTTTGTTTCTATTGCCCCTAAATCTCTGTAATTATACCAAAGCACAAAGTGGCGCAGCCATTTTGTGCTTTTAAAACCCTTACAGGGTCTGATTTTTAATTCACAGAAGTGTTGTCACACTTTTATGAATTGGTATTAAGTACTATCCAGCAATTCTCATTATGAAGCCGATTTTGGCATTTCCAGCACCGAAGGTGCTGGAAATGCCAAAATCGGTTGTTTGAAAGCCCGCCAACGGCGGGCTTTCAAACAACCGATTTTTATAATGAGAACCGCTGATCAATATCGGACGTTTATCTTTGGTTTTCCATATTTTAGTAAATTTATAGATTGCTGTTTCAGCAAATTTAGCAATATCTATAGTTACTCTGAGTCTTTAGTAGCCTTGACTGCATAGTAGCCTAGCAATGTAGCAACTGTAAAACCTGTGAAGAAGAGTGCAAACAAAACACTAATCCCTCCAGTAATACCAACTTGAGCGAGAATACCTTTGCCAGTCAAAACTTCATTAGCAAAGCCCGCAACTAATCCAATCATAGCCATCCGACCGTTCCAAGTCTCAGCAAAGTTACTGAACCCAAATACACCTGCACCTGTAGGATTTACATTAAGACCAACAGTTTTGCTATCGGTCTTGGAAATATTTTTATCAACTGCTGAGATTTTAGTTGGTGTATT from Pseudanabaena sp. BC1403 includes the following:
- a CDS encoding chlorophyll A-B binding protein — its product is MINTPTKISAVDKNISKTDSKTVGLNVNPTGAGVFGFSNFAETWNGRMAMIGLVAGFANEVLTGKGILAQVGITGGISVLFALFFTGFTVATLLGYYAVKATKDSE
- a CDS encoding TPM domain-containing protein, with translation MTNPTLWRYLQRFSVVAIAIILPLAIAFTHIPTAHAFDAPELLPEKYTNVIDLGRFLTDSEEIALDQKLTKFEEQTGWKLRVLTQVDRTPGRAVKEFWGLDESSIMLVADGRGRNLLNFSVGDAVYPLLSRSFWIELQSRYGNQFYVREQGYDQSILSAINAIATCLDQDGCAVVPGIPQEQWILTLVTSIVGGVIFGFAGHPRKEGEIFAWKWALIFTPLWGMLFISFGLGPVLVRTSEWIPIVRNVAGFVGGAVVAYLIPSPQKVPPTPEAR